The Oreochromis niloticus isolate F11D_XX linkage group LG15, O_niloticus_UMD_NMBU, whole genome shotgun sequence genome includes a region encoding these proteins:
- the kdm4aa gene encoding lysine-specific demethylase 4A, which translates to MTTDTPAQSVGCRVMTFTPSKEEFKDFGRYIAFMESQGAHRAGMAKVIPPKGWKPRKTYDDIDDLVIPAPIQQVVTGQSGLFTQYNIQKKPMTVHDFRKTSNMDKFCSPRYVDFDELERKFWKNLTFNPPLYGADVSGTLYDPDVTEWNIGHLNTILDIVENESGIKIKGVNTPYLYFGMWKSAFAWHTEDMDLYSINYLHFGEPKSWYVVPPEHGKRLERLAKGFFPGNVQGCEAFLRHKMTLISPFILKKYGIPFEKVTQEAGQFIVTFPFGYHAGFNHGFNCAESTNFATQRWIDYGKQATLCSCRQDMVKISMDVFVRKFQPERYKLWKAGKDNAPIDHSKPTPEAAEFLKEDKKLEPSKESPAEVPPEEPNTPVQEDKSPEPQTGTKRQLEAVKASEDVKASEDVKPELPVKEVEPNEVEVEPNEVKVEPNEVKVEPKEVEVEPKEVEVEPKKAKLSRKESPTKVTSKAEKDTVKVKEVKKEKGTKPQSKSQSKANAKKTSNRRSPLKKEKNCVVAMDVSASEPTENQVVSLGAEETGGSEEPPLGNSCSKMFQRTLSPADVLHVHSYAKGDYGDGEVLSREEKKSEDSDHETEEDNSRVGKAVSGHIFNIQVAKVMAGVREFETDLGQLPGHHPLIKDGMSDEETPEEPPPVEAGGVEGEGWAKPLAHLWQSRPPNLKKEREYNQRIGSKPPYCSICLLFHTYHQTECANSIDTHVMVAGERMRTKPLIPEMCFTTTTEDDAECEEQPVPPRLEEDGTSLLISCSQCSVRVHASCYGVDPASVSKEWKCARCKANAMTENCCLCSLRGGALQKANNNKWVHVLCAVAVLEARFVNITERSPVDLSGIPLQRFKLKCYYCKKRMKKASGCCVQCSHGRCPTAYHPTCAQAAGVLMQPDEWPFVVHVTCCRHKGPAQIERNKAAMHELTVGQKVICKHKNGRYYQCDVVQLSKETFYEVNFDDGSFSDNLFPEDIVSRDCAQLGPPPQGEVVQVRWTDGLVYGAKFVAAHVIQMYLVEFEDGSQLTAKRDDVYSLDEELPKRVKTRLSKASDMRFDGIFEEKEIIQESKRQRVINSRYRGDYIEPVIYRAIME; encoded by the exons ATGACCACAGACACGCCAGCCCAAAGTGTGGGCTGCAGGGTAATGACCTTCACCCCCTCCAAAGAGGAGTTCAAGGACTTTGGACGTTACATTGCCTTTATGGAGTCACAAGGAGCGCACAGAGCTGGGATGGCAAAA GTTATTCCTCCTAAAGGCTGGAAGCCCAGAAAGACTTATGATGATATCGATGACCTGGTGATTCCCGCTCCCATCCAGCAGGTGGTTACCGGCCAGTCAGGACTATTCACACAGTACAACATCCAGAAGAAGCCGATGACTGTTCATGATTTCCGCAAGACCTCTAACATGGACAA ATTCTGCAGTCCACGATACGTTGATTTTGACGAGCTGGAGAGGAAGTTTTGGAAGAACCTGACCTTTAACCCTCCACTTTACGGTGCTGATGTCAGCGGAACGCTATATGATCCA GATGTGACTGAATGGAACATTGGTCACCTCAACACTATCCTGGACATTGTGGAGAATGAGAGTGGCATCAAGATCAAGGGAGTCAACACGCCGTACCTGTACTTTGGGATGTGGAAGAGCGCTTTTGCGTGGCACACAGAAGACATGGATCTATATAGCATCAACTACCTGCACTTTGGAGAGCCAAAGTCCTG GTATGTCGTCCCACCAGAGCATGGAAAACGGCTGGAAAGGCTCGCCAAGG GTTTCTTTCCAGGTAACGTCCAGGGCTGTGAAGCCTTCCTGCGCCACAAGATGACTTTAATTTCCCCATTCATCCTGAAAAAATATGGCATACCATTTGAAAAG GTCACTCAGGAGGCCGGGCAGTTCATTGTGACGTTCCCCTTTGGTTATCACGCTGGTTTCAACCACGGCTTCAACTGCGCCGAGTCAACTAATTTTGCCACTCAACGATGGATCGATTACGGCAAACAAGCAACGCTG TGTTCATGCCGGCAGGACATGGTGAAGATCTCCATGGACGTATTTGTACGCAAGTTTCAACCTGAACGTTACAAGCTGTGGAAGGCAGGGAAAGACAACGCTCCCATCGACCACTCCAAGCCCACGCCAGAGGCCGCAGAGTTTCTGAAAGAAGACAAAAAGCTCGAACCTTCAAAGGAGAGTCCCGCTGAGGTGCCACCCGAGGAGCCCAACACTCCTGTCCAGGAGGACAAAAG TCCAGAGCCTCAAACTGGGACAAAACGTCAGCTTGAAGCTGTCAAAGCTTCTGAAGATGTCAAAGCTTCTGAAGATGTCAAACCTGAGCTGCCAGTGAAGGAGGTGGAGCCAaatgaggtggaggtggagccAAATGAGGTGAAGGTGGAGCCAAATGAGGTGAAGGTGGAGCcaaaggaggtggaggtggagccaaaggaggtggaggtggagccAAAGAAGGCCAAGCTGTCACGTAAGGAGTCTCCAACTAAAGTGACCAGCAAGGCAGAAAAAG ACACAGTGAAAGTCAAGGAGGTGAAGAAAGAGAAAGGGACCAAACCCCAGTCTAAATCTCAGTCCAAAGCCAATGCCAAGAAAACGTCGAACAGACGAAGTCCgctgaaaaaagagaagaactGCGTGGTGGCTATGGACGTCTCTGCTTCTGAGCCCACCGAGAACCAGGTGGTTTCTCTGGGCGCTGAGGAGACCGGTGGAAGCGAGGAGCCTCCACTGGGCAACAGCTGCAGCAAAATGTTTCAGAGGACGCTGAGTCCCGCAGACGTCCTGCACGTCCACAGCTATGCCAAAGGAGACTACGGAGACGGAGAAGTGCTGTccagagaggagaagaagagtgAGGATAGCGACCATGAAACTGAGGAGGACAACAGTCGTGTTGGCAAAGCAGTGAGTGGACATATATTTAACATT CAGGTGGCAAAAGTGATGGCAGGAGTTCGAGAGTTTGAGACTGACCTTGGGCAGCTTCCAGGACACCATCCACTCATAAAAGACGGCATGAGTGATGAAG AGACTCCAGAAGAGCCGCCCCCAGTGGAGGCAGGGGGTGTGGAGGGTGAGGGCTGGGCCAAGCCTCTGGCTCACCTGTGGCAGAGCAGGCCACCCAACctgaagaaagagagggagtACAACCAGCGAATAGGCTCCAAACCTCCATACTGCTCCATCTGTTTGCTCTTCCACACGTACCACCAG ACTGAATGTGCGAACAGCATCGACACGCACGTCATGGTGGCCGGGGAGCGGATGCGAACCAAACCTCTGATTCCTGAGATGTGTTTCACCACCACCACAGAGGACGACGCTGAGTGTGAAGAGCAACCGGTCCCTCCTCGTCTGGAAGAAGATGGAACCAGTCTCCTCATCAGCTGCTCACAGTGCAGCGTGAGAGTTCATGCAT CCTGTTACGGTGTCGATCCAGCCAGTGTGAGCAAGGAGTGGAAGTGTGCACGCTGCAAGGCCAACGCCATGACTGAG aattgcTGCCTGTGTTCATTGAGGGGCGGAGCTTTGCAGAAAGCCAACAATAACAA GTGGGTACACGTGCTGTGTGCGGTCGCTGTGCTGGAGGCGCGCTTTGTCAACATCACAGAAAGAAGTCCTGTGGACTTGAGTGGGATCCCTCTGCAGAGATTCAAACTG AAATGTTACTACTGTAAAAAGCGGATGAAGAAGGCGTCTGGCTGTTGCGTGCAGTGCTCTCACGGGCGCTGCCCCACCGCCTATCACCCCACCTGTGCACAGGCCGCCGGGGTACTGATGCAACCAGATGAATGGCCGTTTGTGGTACACGTTACCTGCTGTCGACACAAAGGTCCCGCTCAGattgag CGCAATAAGGCAGCCATGCACGAGCTGACCGTGGGACAGAAGGTCATATGCAAGCACAAGAATGGGCGCTACTACCAGTGTGACGTGGTGCAGCTGTCCAAAGAGACGTTCTATGAGGTCAACTTTGATGATGGTTCTTTTAGCGATAACCTTTTCCCCGAGGACATCGTG AGCCGAGACTGCGCTCAGCTTGGACCACCACCGCAGGGTGAGGTGGTTCAGGTGAGATGGACGGACGGCCTGGTGTACGGGGCCAAGTTTGTGGCAGCTCATGTCATTCAAATGTACCtg GTGGAATTTGAGGACGGATCACAACTAACAGCCAAGAGAGATGATGTCTACAGTCTGGATGAAGAACTCCCCAAGAGAGTTAAAACCAGACTG TCGAAAGCATCGGACATGAGGTTCGACGGGATCTTCGAGGAGAAGGAAATCATTCAGGAGTCAAAGAGACAGAGAGTAATCAACTCCCGTTACAGGGGGGACTACATCGAGCCTGTGATTTACAGAGCCATCATGGAGTAA